AATACCATGACCTCGTCGCTATTTTCCTCAGAAAATGCACTAACAGAACCTTCTGACTCATTAACATTTTTTAACCAAACAGGGACGCCATGGTAAGTGACTGTAATTTCTTTTGGAGAAGAAATAATTTGCTTTGCTCGATTTGGTTCCATGGGTAAAGGCTCCTTTTTATCCAAGATTTATTTCAATGGTAGTATTTGCTCTTACAGGGTTTTTATACAAAACATATAAATTAAAAACAAAAAAAGCACACTCCGATTGGAATGTACTTTAACAGTTTGGCAACGTCCTACTCTCACAGGGGTAAACCCCCAATTACCATCGGCGCAAAAGAGCTTAACGGTCGTGTTCGGCATGGGAACGAGTGTGACCTCTTTGCTATCGTCACCAAACCAATAAAATAAACACCCTCTACAAACTAGTATAATAGTAAGCAGATAGAGATGTTTTTAATCAGTTTGAATTATGGTGGGCCTAAGTGGACTCGAACCACCGACCTCACGCTTATCAGGCGTGCGCTCTAACCAGCTGAGCTATAGGCCCATATTATTAATAAATAATTTTATAAGTTTGGAGCGGG
This genomic interval from Desertibacillus haloalkaliphilus contains the following:
- a CDS encoding H-type small acid-soluble spore protein — protein: MEPNRAKQIISSPKEITVTYHGVPVWLKNVNESEGSVSAFSEENSDEVMVLPLEELEEE